The Jeotgalibacillus aurantiacus genome segment GCCGACCCTTCTACTTCCCCGAGAATTTTCATTTCATCAAGCTTTTGAGACAGCCTGTCAATCCCTTCGAACTTAACCTGCATGCCGATCACCATCTTTCCGGCAAACGAGCTCTATTTTTTCGCCTCGGTCATAAGTCCGTTCAATGAAGTAACGGCTCTGATCTCGATGAAAGAAAAGATACTCTTCACCCTGGTAATCAACTGAATGCATTTCAAGCATCATTTCAAGTCTGATGTTTTGTGCAGCAGCCTGATAAAATTCAGCTGATCGAACATCTTTTTTATTACAAAAAATGTTCTCTCTTCTAGTTTCAGCAGGCACCGGGTAACCATTTTCATTAATGACCTCGTTTTCTTCATCAATTGAAATCAGATCAATGACATCACTCCACCGACTGCTCACGATAATCACCCGCCAGACATAAATGATCTTTTAACATTTGATAGGACTCTCGAAAACGAGGTGCTTCAGGGTTATCAAAACCATATTCAGCTTTACAATAAATACGGATCGCTCTATCAATTAGAGGATCCGTATTAGTTGTAGCATCGACTTTTTCAGCAGACACACCTGATGATTTTAAATCAGCTCTTGCAGCCGCCATCAGGCTTTCAATTTCATCATCAAATGCATTACTTGAGACACGCAAATCTTTACGTACCTGCTCAATTGATGGCATGATTATTCACCAGCCTTATCAAGCTTCTCCTGTTCTTTCACGGCGGCATCTTTACCCTGTACCTTTGTTCCGTCTGACAGCTCGAAATATCCTCCACCTGTGTGCTTCGGGAATTCAGCTTCGTCTTTACCTCCATCAGAAGAGGCTTCCTCTTTTTCGAGAAAGCCCTCTTTTTGAAGATATTCAAAACGTTCTTTATCCTCTGATTTGTAAACAGAATTCTTCGGGTATACTTCTCCACCCTTGCCGTCACGAAAAATACGTAGAACCTTTGCTTCCATTTTCATTACCTCCATAGATTAATTTATTTTTATTAAGGTGTAGGGATAGCTTTTTTCACACGCAGGAATCCGTTGTGCGCGACAACGTTACCGCCGGCAAATACTGATCCACGATATGCGACCATACCTTCTTTAAACTTGTAATCCGTTGACCGCTGAACCTCCAGTGGAGAAAACACACCCATTTCATAGTTCAGGACTGGACCATAAGCCATCACATATTCACCCTCAGCAGCAAGCTCGGTCGACTTCGCAGCACTGTTAATGATGTACTGAACACCATTGATGGTTCCTGTATTTCCGTTATGCACGACTTCATATGCTTTCCGGTTATCAGTTCCAATACGAAGCTTTGCAAACTTACGGAGGTCATCTTTATTTAGCACGAGGACTGACTCACTTTCAACATCTTCATCCCCACCGTAAGAGTAGATGATGTCATCCAGAGTATCTTCATTGATGTCATCGATCTCAACATCTGTTGCTGGGTTGATCGCCGCGGCAGCCGTTGAAAAGATACCAGCAAAATGATTTGTCGCACCATCACCTGCAAGAATTTCTTTAGTGATTTTCTTGCGTACAGCTTTACGTACACCGTCAATAACACGGGTAGCGTACTGAGCACGTGGAAGCTTCAAAGTTTCCTCTGAAATTTCAGTATAGGCAGTGATTTTTGATTTGGTAATATTCGCATAACCGAACTCCTGATCAACATCGAAATAAGGTTGTCCCTCTGCGGTATAATTACCTTCACCGTGCTGAATTTCAAAAGGCACTCGGTAAGACTCTCCACCCTCAAGTGGTGTGCTCTGTACACGGTCCACAAGCGTAGATACTTGATTGAAAGTGCCTTTGATGTTGGCTGAGTCATGGTGCGGCAGCACGATATCACCAGAAGAAACCATGATCGCACGATTTTCAAGCAAGTCCTGCCCGCGCTTCTCCATTTCAACATCTTCGGATTCGCGCTTCTCTTCATCTGCAGGCGTTTCTACCTTGCGAGATTCCGCTGCCCCTGATTCGATTTTATCTGCTAGTTCATAACGCTTGCGGATTTCCTGCTCTTCCTCTTCCAGTTCACGCAGTTCATTATCAAAACCGTCCAGCTGCTCTTTCGTCAATTGACCATCACCACGCAATTCAACACGGATGGCATTCTTTCTTTCAAGAATTTCTCGTAGTCTTTTATTCATTCCGGTTTCCTCCAATACATTCGTTTTTAATAAGTTAAGAGAGCAAGCCGCTCCCTTCTTTCCTTTAGTTCACGTTCTTCTTTTTCTTCGAGGTATTGCTTGTAAGGGTCGTTACCTCTTGCCTGTACCTGGCTGTCCGGGTAAGCAGGGAACGCCACTGGACTGATCTCTAAAATGTCAGCTTGAACGATGGTTCTCACCAAATTATCCGGATCTGATTCATCCCACTCCTGCTTTTTCGGTTTGAAGCCGAAACTCACGCCATCTACATCCCCACGTTTGATCGTTTCATACGTATCATTGCCGAGCGTTGTATTTGGCAGATCCAGTTCAAAACGCAGTCCAATATCATCTTCATAGAGTCTCAATGTTCCGTTACCGGTCCTGCCAAGAACCCTCGATGTATCGTGTGACCACAAAGCCCGCTGATCGTCTTTAAAAAGAGAATCGCTGAATGAACCTTTTTTAAACTGCTCTTTAAATCGTCTGAAGTAACCCATGGGGTGAGACTTCATCTCCCATTTCACGGCATAACCGGAAAGGGTACGCTTCCCTTCTCCATCTTCTCTGATCTCCAGTTCAGCCTGTGTAAAAAAGTCGCGCGTTTCAGGAGTCATCGTCTTCATCTTCGTCATCTGTCTCACCTCCTTTGGTGGATTTCACATCCGTAGATTTTTTACCAAGCTGATATTCATCGGCTTTAGCTGCATTCACTACATTGAGCGTTTTAATCCGCTCATCACCGCCATCGACAGGGGCCATGTTGAATATTTCACGTCCTTCGTTGATCGTGAATAAGCCAAGTGGTGCCAGATCCCGAAGTAGTGATATCTTTGTTGTATTTGAAGCATAAGCAAGACGATTGGCTTCAAAAATGATTTCATTGCCACGCTTCTGCTCCTCTTTTGTGAAAAGCTTTTCGGTGAACTCCTGTGAAAACTGAATGGCTAACGGCTCGAGCACTGATTCATAAAATGCGTTCCACTGGTTTTCATCGTAACTACTCGTAACAATGGCTTCACTGATATTGAAGTATCGATATACTTTGTCCTGGATGATGGACATCTGTTTACTGTCCACCATTTTCGGGTCATTCTTCAGCTCTGTGTAATCGGCTTTACTATCGAGTGCAGCAACACCGCCATTATTTGAAACGTCCAAGTAATCTTTTACGAAGCTATCCCTGTTCGACACAAGGTCCTTATCCTTCAAGATTGTATTGTACTTAATCAAACCTCGCAGATAGGCAGAAGACTTCACCGCATTCACGATACCGTCATCACTTGTCTGTAAAAGGGAAAGGGTTGATCTCAACGCTTTCTCGTTCGACTCACCGAATAAATCAGAGTGCACATAAAAACGCCTCAGATGAATAAAGTCTTCGTATGGCGCTACCAGTTGCTTGCCATTTAAAAACTGAAAACGAATATAAAGCTGATTCGTCTTTGATTCGACCATTTCAGCCATTGAAAATTCAATTGGATAAAGGCCTTCTAAAACACCGTTTGAATTATGCTTCAAATAGATAAATGCATTGTTATGCAGATAAAGTTGAGCAAACGTTTTGTAATAAAAATCAAACGCTGACATGATTTCATTTGGCCGCCTGCTAATCAAATGTTGCCACTGGCTCTTTTTTGCCGGTGCGATCCCTTCTTCTGTCCGCCTAATGTGCTTCGGAGATAACTTTGCCGCATTCGTAGCAATCGCGTTGATCGCAGATCGCACGGCATCCTTTGTAAAAGGGTCATTGCCAAGCTCGTTAAACACCGGTGTATATCCGTTCAATGTTTCAAAAACGGTTTTTGTTTGCTCATCCACCTGATTTTGTCCAGGTAATCCAAAGACACGGTCCCAAAACTTCCCCACTATCTCACCACCTTTCAAGACATAAAAAATAAGCACCTGCTCCGGCACTTAGATCATGTTCATATAATCCTGATACTTGTTTTGCAAGATGACATAAGCAATGATCAGGGCCACCGCTCCATCAATTCGTCGTTTCTGACTTAACCCCTTAACCGGCCTGATATTTTCATTGTCATCTTCTTTGATTGATGTATTAGCCAGGCACCATCTTAAAATTGAATGGTTGTTGTAATTGACCTGCTTGGCCTTTAAGTTACTTCTCAATATCTTCATAGGCTGTGACATAGTTCTGGCTCCCTGACGCACTTCCTCCATCTGAAAACCGTTGTCTTCCATTTCCCGCACCCAATACTGAGCGTTCCAAGGGTCATACCCAATCCAAAGAGGCGTGATGTCATAATCATTCATCATCTTCTGGAACCATTCAGTAACCATTGTGTAATTGACGTTGTGTCCTTCACAAAAGGTTACAAGTCCACGCTCTTCCCAAACATCATAAGGTACTTCATCCTCTTCCTTACGTTGCTGTGCAAACTCTTCAGGAATGAAATACTGCTGTAGGACATATGTTGTCGGGTCACCGTCTTTCATAATGAGCAGGGTTGCACATGTTAAATCCGTCGTACTGGATAAATCGACACCGCCGATGGCATAAGTGCCGCGCACTGTTTCCATATCGAATGTTTCTGGATTAATGATTTCTTCTAAAGGCATCCATGCCTCCGTAGATGTTTCCGGCACATCGAAATCTTTTGTCAAAAGGTTCTTCACCAGTGCAGAATTTTGTTTTGCCTTTCGGACCTTCGTTCTCAGCTGATCAATGCTCTTGATCGTACCGAGACCAGGGTTCGCTTTCGGCCAACATTCTTCGTGTGTCCACTCGTCCCGGCTGTCCAGCTCATAGATCAGAGGCAAGAACCGGTCATTCGTATATTCATTTTCATCATCAAGGCTCAATATCCATCGTTCGGCTTCCGCGTACTTATCATCGTAAAGACTTTCTCTTACGGTACCGGCTGTTGTGATCATAAAGATCATCGGCTGCTCACGCGCTGATGTTCCGTCGGCCACAACGTCATAAAGATTCTTGTCTTTCCATGCATGGATTTCATCCATCATTGCGCCGTGAACGTTCAAACCATCCAGCGTTTCAGAATCAGCTCCAAGTGGTTTAAATACGCTGTCGTTCCAGTCGCTGACCATTTCACCTACAAGAGGCTTGATCTTCCTCAATAAAAAGGGCGATTTCTTAACCATCTTTTTGGCATCAAGCCAGACGATTTTCGCCTGGTCTTTCTTTGTGGCAACGGCGTATACTTCCGGTCCTGGCTCACCATCTGCAATCTGCAAGTAAAGTGAAATGCCTGATCCAAGCGTAGACTTCCCGTTTTTACGGGCAACGATAATCAGCACTTCTCTATACTTTCTGGTGCCATCAATCTTATGAACAAACCCAAAAGCCGCTGCAAGACCTGCCTTTTGCCATAATTCTAATTCAATTCGTTTGCCGCCCCACTTACCTTTACTATGCCGGCAAAAGTTTTCAATAAACTCTATCGCATGATTTGCACGTTTTGGGCTGTACTCATATTCACTGTCCTGATTAAACACATCGAAAGCCAGCTGCTTATAAACCCGGCGGATCTTGTTTCCAACAATGATCTCGCCAGATTCAATCTTCGCCCAATATTCAAGTATTGGGTTATAGCTGACCGGATACTTTTTCATACTAGCCGTCACGGCTATTCACGAATTCCTCAAAAGGATCTATGAAGTCACCCTTTTTCTTTTGATCAGGTTTTGGAATATAGTCACCCAGCTGCTTCATGATTGATTGATAGTTTTTATTCATTGCAATGTAACGCCTGGCCTGCGGACGCTCTCTTTCGTATGGTTCCTGGAACTCGGATTGAGAGAACATTTCGTCGTATCCATTTTCATCAAGGTCTTTCCGTATATCCTCAAGTCGAATCCGAAGATCAGACGCTTCGATGATCAAACCCTCCACTGCAGCAAAGGCTTCTTTTGACAACTCACTTTTCAGCACACGACGTAGCCGGTTAATTTCTTTTTTCACCCGTTCATCTTTGGTCAATACTTTTTTGGTCGCCAATTTTCCACCTTCTTTCTGCATTTTAGGGGGTAGGGGGTCACGCGAAATGACCTGCGTATTACGTGAATGGTTACCTGCGGTTTCAGTACGGCCTCATTCTAATTTGTGACCGGGGGGATTTGGTTTCAATCTGTTCCCTCAATCCTTATTAGATCGCCATTCTCATCAAACCCATATCCGTCTTCAACTGCATATTGTTTTTTAAATGTTTTCTTGTTGTGGCATTTCAAGCATAAATACTGCAAATTGTTGTGATTAAGCGTAATATCTGGATCATTTATATTATCAATATTAATCTCGATGATATGATCGACAATGTATCCAGGCTTGCCGCACTTCTCACATATCCCAAAGACTGACTTGATGTATGCAGCCCTGCACTTCCTCCACGCCCTGGAATTGTAGAAGCGCTTGGCTGCTGCTGTGTGCTTCCTCACTCTGGATCAGCCTCATAGTACAGTAGATCCAACAGATCCTCTCGCATAACAGGCAGCTTCTTTCCTGAGTTCAGCACAATGATTTCTAGTTCTTTAATATAGTCAAGAAGTCTATCATTCATTGCGTAAGACTCCCTCCTGCGGTTTATTTACATATTCACTACCAGCCGGACCGCCGCATCTTGGACATAACAAAGCATCTGTGTTCTTATGAGTGCGAACTTCAAATCCACAAGACTTGTCCAAGCAATAAAATATAGATAGTTTCTGTTTCACTCAGAACACACTTCCTTTTCCAGATTTCTTTGCAATTGTTTAATTTTCTCTTGTAATCTCATATTATCAACTCCTTATGCAAAATAAAAAGCAACTTCATAAGAAGCTGCTCCAATAAGA includes the following:
- a CDS encoding head-tail connector protein gives rise to the protein MPSIEQVRKDLRVSSNAFDDEIESLMAAARADLKSSGVSAEKVDATTNTDPLIDRAIRIYCKAEYGFDNPEAPRFRESYQMLKDHLCLAGDYREQSVE
- a CDS encoding phage major capsid protein encodes the protein MNKRLREILERKNAIRVELRGDGQLTKEQLDGFDNELRELEEEEQEIRKRYELADKIESGAAESRKVETPADEEKRESEDVEMEKRGQDLLENRAIMVSSGDIVLPHHDSANIKGTFNQVSTLVDRVQSTPLEGGESYRVPFEIQHGEGNYTAEGQPYFDVDQEFGYANITKSKITAYTEISEETLKLPRAQYATRVIDGVRKAVRKKITKEILAGDGATNHFAGIFSTAAAAINPATDVEIDDINEDTLDDIIYSYGGDEDVESESVLVLNKDDLRKFAKLRIGTDNRKAYEVVHNGNTGTINGVQYIINSAAKSTELAAEGEYVMAYGPVLNYEMGVFSPLEVQRSTDYKFKEGMVAYRGSVFAGGNVVAHNGFLRVKKAIPTP
- a CDS encoding HK97 family phage prohead protease, translating into MTKMKTMTPETRDFFTQAELEIREDGEGKRTLSGYAVKWEMKSHPMGYFRRFKEQFKKGSFSDSLFKDDQRALWSHDTSRVLGRTGNGTLRLYEDDIGLRFELDLPNTTLGNDTYETIKRGDVDGVSFGFKPKKQEWDESDPDNLVRTIVQADILEISPVAFPAYPDSQVQARGNDPYKQYLEEKEERELKERRERLALLTY
- a CDS encoding phage portal protein, whose product is MGKFWDRVFGLPGQNQVDEQTKTVFETLNGYTPVFNELGNDPFTKDAVRSAINAIATNAAKLSPKHIRRTEEGIAPAKKSQWQHLISRRPNEIMSAFDFYYKTFAQLYLHNNAFIYLKHNSNGVLEGLYPIEFSMAEMVESKTNQLYIRFQFLNGKQLVAPYEDFIHLRRFYVHSDLFGESNEKALRSTLSLLQTSDDGIVNAVKSSAYLRGLIKYNTILKDKDLVSNRDSFVKDYLDVSNNGGVAALDSKADYTELKNDPKMVDSKQMSIIQDKVYRYFNISEAIVTSSYDENQWNAFYESVLEPLAIQFSQEFTEKLFTKEEQKRGNEIIFEANRLAYASNTTKISLLRDLAPLGLFTINEGREIFNMAPVDGGDERIKTLNVVNAAKADEYQLGKKSTDVKSTKGGETDDEDEDDDS
- a CDS encoding terminase large subunit codes for the protein MKKYPVSYNPILEYWAKIESGEIIVGNKIRRVYKQLAFDVFNQDSEYEYSPKRANHAIEFIENFCRHSKGKWGGKRIELELWQKAGLAAAFGFVHKIDGTRKYREVLIIVARKNGKSTLGSGISLYLQIADGEPGPEVYAVATKKDQAKIVWLDAKKMVKKSPFLLRKIKPLVGEMVSDWNDSVFKPLGADSETLDGLNVHGAMMDEIHAWKDKNLYDVVADGTSAREQPMIFMITTAGTVRESLYDDKYAEAERWILSLDDENEYTNDRFLPLIYELDSRDEWTHEECWPKANPGLGTIKSIDQLRTKVRKAKQNSALVKNLLTKDFDVPETSTEAWMPLEEIINPETFDMETVRGTYAIGGVDLSSTTDLTCATLLIMKDGDPTTYVLQQYFIPEEFAQQRKEEDEVPYDVWEERGLVTFCEGHNVNYTMVTEWFQKMMNDYDITPLWIGYDPWNAQYWVREMEDNGFQMEEVRQGARTMSQPMKILRSNLKAKQVNYNNHSILRWCLANTSIKEDDNENIRPVKGLSQKRRIDGAVALIIAYVILQNKYQDYMNMI
- a CDS encoding HNH endonuclease — encoded protein: MRKHTAAAKRFYNSRAWRKCRAAYIKSVFGICEKCGKPGYIVDHIIEINIDNINDPDITLNHNNLQYLCLKCHNKKTFKKQYAVEDGYGFDENGDLIRIEGTD